From the Helianthus annuus cultivar XRQ/B chromosome 17, HanXRQr2.0-SUNRISE, whole genome shotgun sequence genome, the window AATGGCATTTCTTTCCATTTGCATACAGTTTTTGATCTCGTAGGACGGAAAAAACCTCTCAGAGATGTGCCAAGTGTTGCTCAATATTTGCGCTATAGACCAAGATGTCGTCGAAATAGACGACCACGCACTTAGCGATAAAAGGTTTAAAAATATGGTTCATCAAACGCATGAAGGTGCTTGGTGCATTTgacaacccaaacggcatgaccatcCATTCATACAATCCATCTCGTGTTTTAAAAGCCATCTTCCACTCGTCTCCTTGACGCATTCGAATCTGGTGGTAGCCGCTACACAAATCAGTTTTAGAAAACACATGAGCACCATGTAAATGATCCAACACATCATCAAACCTGGGAATTGGGAACCGATATTTGATTGTAATTTTGTTCACCGCCCTACTATCAACACACATTCGAAAGGTGCCATTCGGCTTGGGTACTAACAATGCTGGAACAGCACACGGACTCATGCTTTCGCGTATGAGACCCTTTTCCAATAGCTCGGTAACTTGTTTGTGTAACTCATTAAATTCTTTGGGGTTCATGCGATAAGCGGGCTTGTTGGGAATGCTTGCACCGGGAATGAAGTCGATGCAATGTTGGATATCACGCATCATTGGTAAACCTGCGGGGATATCATCTGGGAAAACATCACAAAATTTAGTCAACAAAGGACGTACCTCATCAGGGACGGCATTAGTGTCTGCATTGGGTTCGGCCATGACTAACCCAAAAATTAGTTGCGGTGGTTCCGACTTTGTTAATGAAGTAAAAACCGAGCGGGTAACCAACATGGAAGCAGCACCATCTTGTCGTGGATCACAAGGAGCAAGTGTAATATTAATGCCGTCCTTTTTGAACGTGTACGTGTTTCGAAACCCGTCGTGTTTTGCCCGACGATCGTATTGCCAAGGACGACCCAAAAGAATATGACACGCATCCATGGGAAGGACCTCGCACCAAACCTCATCTGAGTATTTATTGCCAATGGAAAATTGCATGAGGCAACGGTGTGTTACCTTTAGAAGATTCCCCTTTTTTAACCAGGTAAGTTGATAAGGTTCCGGGTGATCATGAAGAGGCAGTTTCAACTTTTCAACCATAGTGTTAGAAACTATATTTTCACAACTCCCACTGTCGATTATAACATTGCAAATTTTCCCTTTAGAGGTGCACTTTGTTCGAAAAATTGTGTTGCGTAGCCATGTCGTGTCATTGGAAGAATCTGCCACCGCAGTATGTAACAACCGCTGTACCACAAGGGCTTCGCCCTTATCCGGATAAATAACTTCAGACCGGTCATCCTTCTCATTTTCTGAGTCGGTGTCGTAGGAGGGTTGCGGTTCGTCAACCAAAGCAATGACCTGTTTATTAGGGCACTCCCGTTTTAGGTGACCAATACCGTGGCATTTGTACCAACGTTGTGCCGAAGAGGAACCAGCCCCTGAAGGGATGTCAGGGACGATCGGGGCGGCCTTTGGTGGGTCAATGCGGGGCTGTGAGTTGGGCGGTTGTTGTCCCCGAGGCTGCTGATAGCGTACATTGGAACGGGAACGGGTCACGAGCTGTTTTTCAACCTTTTTAGCTAACCTGCACACATCAGCAAAAGACCAGTACTGTTGTAATGAAACGACATCAGCGATGTCGGTACGTAAGCCCCCTAAAAACCTTGCGATAATCTATTCCTCGTCCTCATCAACCCCACAACGCATGCGTAGTTGTTCGAAGGCAACAACGAAGTCTTCGACGGACAAAGACTGTTGTTTGAACGAGTGATACTCCAAAAAAGATTCTTGTTTATGGTTAACGGGTAAAAATTTAGCCTTCATCAAACGCTTCATCTTATCCCATGTCTCAACTTTGTGTTTACCCTCCCGATATCGTTGATTTTGCACATGTTCCCACCATAATGAAGCGTACTTACGTAAGCGAATGGCAACGAGTTTTACCTTTAAGGGCTCCGGGACTTGTCTGAGATCAAAAATACACTCTACGGTAGACAACCAATCGATGAAGTCGTCCGGTTGCATCTTCCCTTCGAATTCTGGAATTTCAGTTCTGATCCCCAAGGATCGCATGGGATCAGTGGGGTGGTGCGGTTGCGGACGTGGTTGCCTGTGGTCTGGTGGAGCAAAAACATTATGAAATTGATCGTGCGGCTGCGGACGTGGTTGCCTGTGGTCTGGTGAAGCAAAAACATTATGAAATTGATCCTGATGATCATAATCGTCCCATACTACGGAGTCCGTGGCGGtgcgatcatcttcatcatcacggTGGTAATGGTCGTCAAACGGCTGTTGAATCAACTCAAGTTCCCGAATCTGTTGATTGAGTCTTTCAATCTCGATGTCGCGAGGATCACGTTGATCAATCCCGCTGCCTCCGGCGGCAAATCTGCGGTTCTGTTGTCGACGATCTCTCCTTCCATCCGACATCCCGATAACCTGAAGCTGCTGATACCACTTGATACGGATTCGTA encodes:
- the LOC110924260 gene encoding uncharacterized protein LOC110924260, with translation MSDGRRDRRQQNRRFAAGGSGIDQRDPRDIEIERLNQQIRELELIQQPFDDHYHRDDEDDRTATDSVVWDDYDHQDQFHNVFASPDHRQPRPQPHDQFHNVFAPPDHRQPRPQPHHPTDPMRSLGIRTEIPEFEGKMQPDDFIDWLSTVECIFDLRQVPEPLKVKLVAIRLRKYASLWWEHVQNQRYREGKHKVETWDKMKRLMKAKFLPVNHKQESFLEYHSFKQQSLLAKKVEKQLVTRSRSNVRYQQPRGQQPPNSQPRIDPPKAAPIVPDIPSGAGSSSAQRWYKCHGIGHLKRECPNKQVIALVDEPQPSYDTDSENEKDDRSEVIYPDKGEALVVQRLLHTAVADSSNDTTWLRNTIFRTKCTSKGKICNVIIDSGSCENIVSNTMVEKLKLPLHDHPEPYQLTWLKKGNLLKVTHRCLMQFSIGNKYSDEVWCEVLPMDACHILLGRPWQYDRRAKHDGFRNTYTFKKDGINITLAPCDPRQDGAASMLVTRSVFTSLTKSEPPQLIFGLVMAEPNADTNAVPDEVRPLLTKFCDVFPDDIPAGLPMMRDIQHCIDFIPGASIPNKPAYRMNPKEFNELHKQVTELLEKGLIRESMSPCAVPALLVPKPNGTFRMCVDSRAVNKITIKYRFPIPRFDDVLDHLHGAHVFSKTDLCSGYHQIRMRQGDEWKMAFKTRDGLYEWMVMPFGLSNAPSTFMRLMNHIFKPFIAKCVVVYFDDILVYSANIEQHLAHL